The nucleotide sequence TGGGTTGACATTCACAAGCCAAGTTGCATTAAATTTCTCTTCTGGTAATTCATCATTAAACCAATGCAGTTGTGTTTGCTGTCCTGTTCCAATTACAAATGATCTATTTTCCGACTCCTCTAAAACTGTATTCTCATCTGTATCTAATGTGATAAACCTGTATAGGTAAGTTTCTCCAGATGGTAATCTGAAAAGTGTTGTTGAGAAGTTTCCGTCTTGATCTTCTTCTAAAGGTAATGTGAGTTTTTCCTCATCAATAGTTACTTCAACTGCTACAGTATGGTCAGCTTTATTAAAGTTATCCAACTCCACTTGTCTAGACATATTTACTGCCAAGATCACTTCAGGGTTGGCTTCTGATTTATTATTGAAGTAATGTGTGAATGATTCATCTTTACCTTCTTCTAAGCTTACATCGAACGATGAATTGTTTTCAATACTGTCGTTATCTTGATACAGTCTAAAGGTGTACTCTAAGTCACCAATATTTACATTTTCTAATGAAGTTGTGTAAATACCATCATTATTTGTATCTGACAGCATAATTAGGAAATCTGTTCCATCTTCATGAGAAGCAAAAACAGATACCTGATCACTCGCTGTATCAAATAGTTGCTCAGTAATATAAACATTCATATTTAGGTTAAAATCAACAGTAACTGTAGGAATATCCCTGCTGTAGAATGGACCTAAATCAGCTGTTTGAGCGTAACCCATTTGGTCTTTTACTAAGAACTTAAACCCATGATCTTTTATCTCTGAAGCTGTTGTATTAAAGAATTCAGTAGGAATAAATGTCATTTCAAATACCCCTCTTTCTTTCTTCATCATCTGAGCTTCAACATCACTTAAATTAAAATCGTTATTTGTGATAGCACTGTACACTGTATCTACAGCATCAACCCATGACCATATATATAACTCTTCATAATTCTGAATGCTACCTTCCTGCTTTAAATCAATCGTCACAGTTATTTCCTCATCTGGACTCCAATATTTTGGTGAAATAGAAACAGGAGTAATGTACTCTTTAATGTAAGAATAAGAATAACTACCATCTGCAATATTTACAGTTAACCCATAAATACCTGATGTTTCAATTTCCATCGGAATGTTATCATAAAAACCTTGAGCGATTTTCTCTGAACCTTGATCATAACCAATGTAAGCATTAGAAACATCTTTTAAGTTGAATGTAGCTGATCCTTCTTTAAAGTACTCCTCAACATAGTATTCGTTTTCACCAGTTCTTGTCATTAATTTAGGGTGTAACCAATGATAGCCATTTGCTTCAGATAAAAGAGACAAGTCATACAGTTCTAACCACCAATCGAAAGCAACATCCTCTCCTTGGTAATGTTCCCATTTGATATAAACCGTTTCCCCTTGAGATAAAGTATACAATAAAGCTCCTCTTGCTGATGCTAATGGTTGGTCATCATTACAATTAGCAAAAATTGATACTTGCTCTGCCATTACGTGACCATTGACAACATTAACACCTTTCTCTCTAATGTAATATTCTCCATCTGAAGGCGCTGTAAACGCATACCATTGTTCCGTACTTTCTACATGTTGTGGTCCCAATTCAACATCCCATGCTGTTTCGCATGTGTTTGCTGCTTGTGGTAAAGCCGCCCATTGATAGATATCGTCTACAAAGACTCTTGGTTCATAAGGTGTATCTAAGATATTTCTTACCACTTCCTCATTCTCTTGATCTAATTCAATAAACTTTGATCCACCTTTCAAGAAGAAAGTAAAGTTTGGATTATCTTCTGTTAATGGAAGTTTGATCTCATAGTAGTTACTATCTGCATTAAAGATCAACTCTTTAGTTGCAAAATTATGGTTCCATCCATCAAAGTCACCTGTTGCCCAAACTTTTGTGTTTTCTGGTGTATTCTCTGGTAAATTCTGAACAACGATTGTTGGATAACTCTTTACTTCTAGATTAAAGCCAAATGGACGAATTACCGAATTTGGTTCATTATCATATCCCCAAGAAAAGATTAAAACATCCCCATTTTTCACATCCAATGATGCTTTTAGGTCTGCTCCAAAACTTTGGGATTCGTACCCTCCATTTTTATAGATTGTAAGTGTTTTGTTATAAGTATTATCAAAAGTTTCAATTGTGATAATATTATCATCTTGTGCTTGATAACTGAACCATGATGTTAATCCAAACGTCTTAATATTACTACCTTCAGCTATCACTTCAGGGTTTTCGAAAGAGTTGTCAAACCTTGGGATAAAATTCCAATCTGTGATTTCAAGTGTTTGATGCTTTTCCTCGAAGAAATTCACAAGGTAGAAAGCTTCATCACCATTTGAATCTACTGCTCTATACAATTCATCATTCTCGATATGTAACTTAAATGACACCTCATTTGTATACTCTGGAAATATCAATTGGTATCCAGTAGAGTCTTCATTAATATTTAATGGTTCAATAAATTCCACTCCATCTCTAAAACCTATAGCATAGACAGTATTTTGATCTAGGGAAGGTGTATTTGCAGGAATTTCATCAAAATTAAATGTAACCGAAGGACGAATAATTTCTTTCTCTTCTAATTCCAATTCAAAAGCAACATACTCTGCAGCGTTGATTTTAAAGTAAAGGATTTCACCTTCACTCACCTCCATTGTTTGCTCCTTAAAACCGTATACACCACCTCTATAAGTTTCATCACAGTCGCTGAAGATATCGATATAAGCTATCTGGTGTATCGTTTCTGTATCATCTAAATATCTAATTGTAAGATGCTCATCAAAAGGTGCAACATATTTATACCAATTTGGTGTACCTAATATTTCATTCTTACCAGCTAAAATATCTATCGCAGTTTCGCATGTAGAAGTAGGAGTTGTAGGTACGTTTTTCCATGCATAAATATCTTCAAGGTAAATTGTCCCAAAATCAGCTACAGTATCTAATAAAAGGTTTTTAGTCACCGGATTTCCTATATCATCTACCTCTACAAAAGGAGTAAAATTATTAATACTAATGCTAAGCGTATTATTACCAATAATTCTATTTGTATAGCCTATTAATAGAGTACTGTCTTCGTTGTAATCAAAGTATACATCATTTTCATGATCAATACCTACTTTACCAATGATAGAGATATTATA is from Flammeovirga agarivorans and encodes:
- a CDS encoding T9SS type A sorting domain-containing protein, with the translated sequence MRVNSLYLLLFIFTISLPVDAYNDITITGDATIGGWDTDYPLTVQDDDPNIWTLENFSLKSGYLKFRADYSWDNNWGGDTFPSGILVSYGNDIYVDVPGRYDITFDLNDNSYNIVYVGELKYKEGLLLTEYNALKDLVENIYSIQDAPGYNWFDPHTTIYGWSGLTLRDSVDEDGVNFSVVEGIEFIQSDLDGGGFMSSIGDLKHLKSLQLNFRGDVFLNDFDNLSALTQLKHLRLSGSYIDTSNLSFLYSFQNLETLDLSRCYIDFEAINLLNENGVLDNLQSFLFDKDANNRFWPDHESSGDNAAVTLSVSGYPEDEYLVKWFKNGEYLSGEDSTHYTYSVNENIGNVYYARIYQNSLPEYGIPTRESKERGASITLIIDGFPENTPQGYNISIIGKVGIDHENDVYFDYNEDSTLLIGYTNRIIGNNTLSISINNFTPFVEVDDIGNPVTKNLLLDTVADFGTIYLEDIYAWKNVPTTPTSTCETAIDILAGKNEILGTPNWYKYVAPFDEHLTIRYLDDTETIHQIAYIDIFSDCDETYRGGVYGFKEQTMEVSEGEILYFKINAAEYVAFELELEEKEIIRPSVTFNFDEIPANTPSLDQNTVYAIGFRDGVEFIEPLNINEDSTGYQLIFPEYTNEVSFKLHIENDELYRAVDSNGDEAFYLVNFFEEKHQTLEITDWNFIPRFDNSFENPEVIAEGSNIKTFGLTSWFSYQAQDDNIITIETFDNTYNKTLTIYKNGGYESQSFGADLKASLDVKNGDVLIFSWGYDNEPNSVIRPFGFNLEVKSYPTIVVQNLPENTPENTKVWATGDFDGWNHNFATKELIFNADSNYYEIKLPLTEDNPNFTFFLKGGSKFIELDQENEEVVRNILDTPYEPRVFVDDIYQWAALPQAANTCETAWDVELGPQHVESTEQWYAFTAPSDGEYYIREKGVNVVNGHVMAEQVSIFANCNDDQPLASARGALLYTLSQGETVYIKWEHYQGEDVAFDWWLELYDLSLLSEANGYHWLHPKLMTRTGENEYYVEEYFKEGSATFNLKDVSNAYIGYDQGSEKIAQGFYDNIPMEIETSGIYGLTVNIADGSYSYSYIKEYITPVSISPKYWSPDEEITVTIDLKQEGSIQNYEELYIWSWVDAVDTVYSAITNNDFNLSDVEAQMMKKERGVFEMTFIPTEFFNTTASEIKDHGFKFLVKDQMGYAQTADLGPFYSRDIPTVTVDFNLNMNVYITEQLFDTASDQVSVFASHEDGTDFLIMLSDTNNDGIYTTSLENVNIGDLEYTFRLYQDNDSIENNSSFDVSLEEGKDESFTHYFNNKSEANPEVILAVNMSRQVELDNFNKADHTVAVEVTIDEEKLTLPLEEDQDGNFSTTLFRLPSGETYLYRFITLDTDENTVLEESENRSFVIGTGQQTQLHWFNDELPEEKFNATWLVNVNPAILTGQFDPATGTVEILGSFNGWSEAISLTRVEETSVYTTSMDLPSTVIYYKLIVDGVEEEFIGQGQSDNRSHYLTSEDTTISVVHQFEETVKVDEEQIQVVTSDDGTVQVEVAIEAFEELEGEVTYQVMLADGSPLPDWVIFDPETLTFSIDPSKVPSGTRTNTSIEDLDIIVLASDEAGKSVAVEVTLPTESIISDATDEEDITSVDELFDNPWKVYPTEVDASFSIENHTNVNYEYQVINLNGITLITGSTNQWKKEINISTLPRGMYVIKLNNGDQSNSFKVLKK